The genomic segment AGTATTTCAacaaagaatataatatttttcttttttttttcttcataaaatGTGAAGTAGAAAAACATACCctggactttttttttttttttttgaaacacatctATTAAAACCTTCAAACAAGAGTTAGGTGATACAATTTAAAGCTCTCACATCTACCAAACTCTGTTTTGCTAATCCATCAGCCTCCTTGTTTTTCTCTCTAGAGATCCAACGAAAGGAGATGGATTCAAAAAACTCAGTCAGCGATAGAATGTCGGCAATGATGCCATAAAGCTCCGAAGCAATAGAGCCAGTGGTTACTGCTTGGATGAGTTGTGAAGAGTCTGTTTCGAAACAGGCGTTCGTGTAGCCTAGCTGTCTGCAAGTCCACACGGCTTCATGGAGGGCTAGTCCTTCTGCTATCAAGGGAGACACAACAAAAGGTGTTGTTGTCGAGAAGAGTCGGGTTCTGTTGTTGTCGGTGATTGTCCAGCCGAGTCCCGCTGTTAGACAATCTGCTTTCCATGCTGCATCTGATCGAACTAGTGTGCAGCGCTCCGGTAGCGGTGGGTAGTTTCTGGTCACTCGTGGGCTCTTCTGCTGCTTCATCTGGCAAGCTTCCCATTCTCTAGCTGCTGCAACCGCTCGAGTTACAATGTCTTCTGTTGATAGCCATCTATCGTTGAAGATGGTGTTGTTCCTAGCGAGCCAAATCTGCCATATTATCCAAGGAGCGAGGCTAGTTTGCGTTACTCCGCTAGGAGGAAGGTTAATCCGAGCGCATAGATTTGTCCAAATAGTCTCTAGATCTATAGGTCCGCCAGCTTCGAAGTGAGGCATAAGTGGAGCTGCAATCCATACACTCTGCGCAAACCTACACTCAAAGAATAAGTGATTTATAGACCCTGGACTTTTCTTTATCTTTCACTATTTACCCTATATTATTTCTTCAATGTCTCCACTTTTAATGCTCACCAATAACACCTTAGCTGTTTTAATGATTTGCTGCAAATGATAAATAAAGTTTTCATCTTTCTATATGTGAGGACGACTAAGAAGTGCGATCATAACACCAGTTTCTCAGCCATTGGCTCAACTACTGTAccacgttttttttttacttttgatcAACGGCTCTGTTTGGCTTTAAATACTAACTTCAATTCAGCAGCCGACAGAACATCTCTCTCGTCCAgattttaatatagtttaatagattatttttaCTATTCATAATTCTTTTATAGTATAAAAGAGGTTCCTTGGTAATACATGAGAACGAAATCTTATAGTGCTTGAGTAACACATGTGTTTCACAAGCACATAAAAACTCAGTTTCCTTTCTTTCCTTCTAGGAAACAGCGcatctctctgtttcttttgtATCCAGTTAACTCTCgcaagaaaatcaagaaacacaaaaaaatgaaGGTAACATTCAAAGTGTGTTTTTGTTGTGTGAGAAGCTTCAAAGTGAAATCAAGCGATCCacctcaagaaatcaaaacatttttcgACGATTACTCCCAAAACGGCAGGATGTCTGTAGATGAGATGCTCAGGTTCGTGATCCAAGTGCAAGGGGAAACACACGCTGATTTAAACTACGTGAAGGATATTTTCAACATGCTCAAACATCACGGCGTTTTCCACCCTCGCGGGCTTCATCTTGAAGAATTCTACCGTTATCTCCTCAGCGATTTCAACTCTCCATTGCCTCTTTCAGGCGAGGTAAGTTTTTTTAACATTGACTATTACAAATTATAAGACCATCGTGGTAAACTTTaggataatatatatttacgtTGAgagataatttattttcttagttgaatatatttatatgggGTTTCGGTTTTTAGGTTTGGCAAGATATGAGTCAGCCTTTATCACACTACTTCTTGTACACGGGACATAACTCTTACTTGACTGGGAATCAACTCAACAGTAGAAGCAGCACCGAGCCGATTGTGAAGGCTCTGAGAAGAGGAGTTCGTGTCATCGAGCTTGATTTATGGCCTAACTCTTCCGGAACCGAAGCTGAAGTTCGTCATGGCGGGTATGATACTAACCATTAATTAAAACCCTTAGAGTAGTCTATAACAGTTTCTTGATTTGTCTTTCTGTTTGATCTCAGGACGTTAACAAGTAGTGAAGATCTACAGAAATGTCTTAACGCGGTAAAGGAAAACGCATTTGAGGTGTCTGACTATCCTGTTGTACTTACCTTAGAAGACCATTTGCCGCCAGATCTTCAGAAGAAAGTCGCTAAGGTAAGGTTCTGATAAATCATGTGAATCTTGTTTACCTCACTGAGCTTGAAATTGATGGTGAAACATTAGACGTTCAGTTTTCAAGAACCCTAACAGTTTACTTGTCTTTCAAGTCATCTCACCTGCTATAACTAAATTGTTTGTTTGTAGATGGTGAGTAAGACTTTTGGAGGAGCATTGTTTCGATGCAGGGACGAATATAAAGAGCGTTTTCCTTCACCAGAAGCGCTTAAGAACAAGATTTTGATCTCAACAAAGCCACCAAAAGAGTATCTTCAGACACAGATCTCTCAAGGTGCAACAACAGCTGAATCTTTAAAAGCAGAAGAGCTTATTCAAGATGAAGATGAGAAGACTGTGGCGGTCGAATACAGAGACTTGATCTCGATTCACGCTGGGAACCGCAAAGGAGGACTAAAGAACTGCTTAAATGGGGATCCTAACCGAGTCATACGGTTAAGCATGAGTGAGCAGTGGCTAGAAACTTTGGCTAAAAGCCGTGGACCTGATATAGTAAAGTTCACTCAGAGGAATATTCTGAGGATATTTCCCAAGACTACACGTTTTGACTCATCAAACTATGATCCTCTCGTTGGATGGATTCATGGTGCTCAAATGGTTGCCTTCAATATGCAAGtaatataatttagattttCAATAGAAAGGAAAGATTAGTATATACCAattatacttgtttttttttttaacaaacgcAGAGTCATGGGAAGTTCTTGTGGATGATGCAAGGAATGTTTAAAGCCAATGGTGGATGTGGTTATGTGAAAAAGCCTGATGTTTTGCTCTCTAATGGTCTTCGGGGTGAAAATTTTGATCCTTACAGTCGACATCTCCAGATCAAGACAACTCTCAAGGTTTTGTCTTTGTCTGTCTCCTTTTCATGCGTTTCTTGGGCCACAAGAAAGCATCTTAGCTCTGTGTATGTATATGATTAGGTGAAGATTTACAATGGAGAAGGATGGAATATGGATTTTTCTCAAGATCATTTTGATCGATACTCTCCGCCCGATTTCTACGCAAAGGCAAGTGTTCACTCACTCATATGAAACAGCTGATAAAATAGCtaatattttcagttttcaaGAACCCTAAAAGGTTACTTGTTGTTCAAGTCACCTTAACagctattattttattttattttgtatttcaggTCGGAATCGCAGGAATACCTTTAGACACAATAAGTTACAGAACAGAAACAGATACAGACGAATGGTTTCCGGTTTGGGATGAAGAATTCGAGTTCCCATTGCGTGTTCCGGAGTTAGCTCTTCTCTGTATCACAGTCAAAGACCACGACAAGAATACTCCTAACGATTTCGCCGGCAAGACATGTCTTCCCTTGTCGGAGATCAGGCCTGGAATTCGTGCCGTCAGGCTACATGATCATGTCGGAGACGTCTTCAAGCACGCGAGACTGCTCGTGCGGTTTGTCTTGGAGCCTCGTTAGTCGTTTCGTTGATGATGTTTGTTATTCATCACTAAGCCACAGCCAACAGGCTAGCAAGAGATGCTACAATAATTGATTAAGATAAACAAGGattattaaatttgtattttttgttttattagtttGTTCAGATTTCCACCAGCTGATAATGGTATTTTGTTTAAGGAGATGATTGTGAGGGGTTAAACttacacctagattttagatcaggttttatgtttagaaaaggaTAGGGAAAcattatcgcgggctgaatcccgtaagaacttgatgaatgaacttcgatttgtattgatataatagaaatggaatggttacaaaagatgatctttgatgaatatcaaGACTATAAGAGAATTACAAATAAGAACGTTTCAATGAATGTTGAGTAAGATATCAGTAGGATCGGATCCTCTTCTTAGTCTTCaaccttctctttttatagctttggacttctttaggttgtttgcaactgatctctgagatcctctccgcttgaggtggaatctgcaacagcttccctttgaccgggtcctgcgcttcttcttgttgtgacgtgagcttcctcttcgtcgtgacctccttagttaggatccttagTTTTGAGCCTTCGGCTTCTACTTAGCTCTTTTAGATTTAGAACTCGTGATGGGCTTATCACGGCCCATCGTCTTCTTTTATTATTGAatgatcagctaccgggccatattcgggcccaacagttgcccccagctttcgagataagatttcTTACTCGGGAGCTTAACCTAGCCGCTGAACCTCAATCTTTTctgttgagataatgattactaGCTTCGTTCAACgaagatattatttatttgaattaacGGTTGAGATCTCTTCTGATGAAATCAACGACTCAGATGAGAggagttttgaaatatttactcCGATTTTCGAGACTTGACAAGATATAAAGCAGCTAGCATTAACTGCCGCTGTCCATATTCTCCACGCCTCCActcggtttccaaggtaacttctcttccactcctttattttactacgtttttctcattttttttactttacttCATCCTTCGATTCACCATTAATCTCCTGCGAATTTCTTAGAATCCTTAGTTCCTAAGAGATTTGGTTAGCCTATTCCTTCTTTTCCCCTTTCAATCTCTTCGATTCTCCTTACCTTTCTTTTTAATGGACCCTCcgaaagaaggttccggcgagaCCGGAATCTCTGCCTCCGGGAAGCGTTTAATGAAGGTTAAGCAAAAAATCggtgaaaaaatgaaaagagacaAGAAGGAAGTCAAGGACTCAATTGCGGGGAGGGTCTCCAAGcgggtgaagaagaaggaagttTTTGGCGGGA from the Raphanus sativus cultivar WK10039 unplaced genomic scaffold, ASM80110v3 Scaffold1798, whole genome shotgun sequence genome contains:
- the LOC108847224 gene encoding phosphoinositide phospholipase C 1 — encoded protein: MKVTFKVCFCCVRSFKVKSSDPPQEIKTFFDDYSQNGRMSVDEMLRFVIQVQGETHADLNYVKDIFNMLKHHGVFHPRGLHLEEFYRYLLSDFNSPLPLSGEVWQDMSQPLSHYFLYTGHNSYLTGNQLNSRSSTEPIVKALRRGVRVIELDLWPNSSGTEAEVRHGGTLTSSEDLQKCLNAVKENAFEVSDYPVVLTLEDHLPPDLQKKVAKMVSKTFGGALFRCRDEYKERFPSPEALKNKILISTKPPKEYLQTQISQGATTAESLKAEELIQDEDEKTVAVEYRDLISIHAGNRKGGLKNCLNGDPNRVIRLSMSEQWLETLAKSRGPDIVKFTQRNILRIFPKTTRFDSSNYDPLVGWIHGAQMVAFNMQSHGKFLWMMQGMFKANGGCGYVKKPDVLLSNGLRGENFDPYSRHLQIKTTLKVKIYNGEGWNMDFSQDHFDRYSPPDFYAKVGIAGIPLDTISYRTETDTDEWFPVWDEEFEFPLRVPELALLCITVKDHDKNTPNDFAGKTCLPLSEIRPGIRAVRLHDHVGDVFKHARLLVRFVLEPR